A window of the Tachysurus fulvidraco isolate hzauxx_2018 chromosome 6, HZAU_PFXX_2.0, whole genome shotgun sequence genome harbors these coding sequences:
- the trim63b gene encoding tripartite motif-containing protein 54: MEIQRTGSLTGSPSSMESLEKQLSCPICLDMFTKPVVILPCQHNLCRGCASDLYDSRNPYRFSGGVFRCPTCRFEVVLDRHGVHGLQRNILVENIIDLYKQQQEGCGTTAVPVKPKVSTEPLCVEHKDEKINIYCMTHQVPTCSLCKVFGQHKDCEVSPLASVYQAQKGEMSNAIDALVAGNGRLQALLNQMEEVCKAVQDNAQHAKQKLGERFDALYVALEERKNALLERISKEQDEKVSVLRKLARRYGDRLQACTELTDTAVQALEQSNAADFLQSSKGLIAQTKDAAKSSLAEERPEPGFERMDHFILFTAHIEALLSKMDFGAVDNEEYEDAEEEEEE; this comes from the coding sequence ATGGAAATCCAGAGGACTGGCTCACTGACGGGGTCTCCTAGCTCTATGGAGAGTCTGGAGAAGCAGCTTAGTTGTCCAATCTGTCTTGATATGTTCACCAAGCCGGTAGTGATCCTCCCCTGTCAACATAACCTGTGCCGTGGATGTGCTAGTGACCTTTACGACTCTCGAAACCCTTACCGGTTTTCAGGGGGGGTGTTCAGGTGTCCAACATGCCGTTTTGAAGTGGTTCTTGATCGTCATGGTGTACATGGACTTCAAAGGAATATTCTAGTAGAGAACATTATTGATCTTTACAAACAGCAGCAAGAAGGTTGTGGAACAACTGCAGTACCTGTAAAACCTAAAGTCTCCACTGAACCACTGTGTGTGGAGCACAAGGATGAAAAGATCAACATCTACTGTATGACCCACCAGGTTCCCACTTGCTCACTGTGTAAAGTGTTTGGACAGCATAAGGATTGTGAAGTTTCCCCTCTTGCTAGTGTTTACCAGGCCCAAAAAGGAGAGATGAGCAACGCCATTGATGCTCTGGTTGCAGGTAATGGACGGCTGCAGGCCTTGCTAAACCAGATGGAGGAAGTTTGCAAAGCTGTTCAGGACAATGCCCAACATGCTAAGCAAAAGCTTGGGGAGCGATTTGATGCTCTATATGTGGCTTTAGAGGAACGAAAGAATGCCCTCTTGGAGCGTATAAGCAAAGAGCAGGACGAAAAGGTGTCAGTTTTAAGAAAGCTAGCTAGACGTTACGGAGACCGGCTACAAGCTTGCACAGAGCTCACTGATACAGCAGTTCAGGCCCTTGAACAAAGCAATGCTGCAGACTTTCTGCAGTCCTCCAAGGGTCTCATTGCACAGACAAAGGATGCAGCCAAGAGTTCCCTGGCTGAGGAAAGACCCGAACCTGGTTTTGAGAGAATGGaccattttattcttttcacaGCCCATATTGAGGCGTTATTGTCCAAGATGGACTTTGGAGCAGTCGATAATGAAGAGTATGAAGatgcagaggaagaggaagaggagtga